In Tursiops truncatus isolate mTurTru1 chromosome 19, mTurTru1.mat.Y, whole genome shotgun sequence, a genomic segment contains:
- the ZNF837 gene encoding LOW QUALITY PROTEIN: zinc finger protein 837 (The sequence of the model RefSeq protein was modified relative to this genomic sequence to represent the inferred CDS: inserted 5 bases in 3 codons; deleted 1 base in 1 codon), translating into MSPLALQELMQAAEEPLPCARCGKRLSPNEQQRMDEGPRMCPRCDQALGPLPVXPGRPVQRLYASVECGKAFTCTSRLLQPEGIHTGERPYVXTDCGQAFGRCSGLQGHQKTHSAEHRNCATALAPRAFRPRCSPRGEKAHECAERTKAFGLLSHLAEHXGEKPYACSECSKAFNQRSNLSRHWRTHSSARPYACRLCDKAFKGRSGLAQHRLAHTGEQTYGCPKCGKTFRGCSALHQHERLQSGEKPCICADCGQAFVRNCSLPRPARAHTGEQPYACGRCGRAFSQRSNLHEHQQRPAGGALNLASRTRRPQASPT; encoded by the exons ATGTCCCCGCTGGCCCTGCAGGAGCTGATGCAGGCGGCAGAGGAGCCCCTTCCGTGCGCCCGGTGCGGAAAGCGCTTGAGCCCCAACGAGCAGCAGCGGATGGACGAGGGCCCCCGGATGTGTCCTAGGTGCGACCAGGCCTTGGGTCCTCTCCCCG AGCCCGGCCGCCCGGTTCAGCGGCTGTACGCCAGCGTCGAGTGCGGCAAGGCCTTCACGTGCACCTCAAGACTGCTGCAGCCCGAGGGCATCCACACGGGTGAGCGGCCCTATGT AACCGACTGCGGCCAGGCCTTCGGGCGCTGCTCCGGCCTCCAG GGCCACCAGAAGACGCACTCGGCCGAGCACCGCAACTGCGCAACGGCCCTGGCTCCGCGGGCCTTCCGGCCGAGGTGCTCGCCGCGCGGGGAGAAGGCCCATGAGTGCGCCGAGCGTACCAAGGCATTCGGCCTGCTCTCGCACCTGGCGGAGCA CGGCGAGAAGCCCTACGCCTGCTCAGAGTGCAGCAAAGCTTTCAACCAGCGCTCGAACCTGAGCCGGCACTGGCGCACGCACAGCAGCGCCAGGCCCTACGCGTGCCGGCTGTGCGACAAGGCCTTCAAGGGCCGCTCCGGCCTGGCGCAGCACCGGCTTGCACACACCGGTGAGCAGACCTACGGCTGTCCCAAGTGCGGGAAGACCTTCCGGGGCTGCTCCGCGCTGCACCAGCACGAGCGCCTGCAGTCGGGGGAGAAGCCCTGCATCTGCGCGGACTGCGGCCAGGCCTTCGTGCGCAACTGCAGCCTCCCGCGCCCAGCGCGCGCACACACCGGCGAGCAGCCCTACGCGTGCGGCCGCTGCGGCCGCGCCTTCAGCCAGCGATCCAACCTCCACGAGCACCAGCAGCGGCCCGCGGGCGGCGCCTTAAACCTCGCCTCGCGCACACGGCGTCCACAGGCGTCCCCCACCTGA